CATTTTCCTGAAGTACTACATTGGCAATATTCTCGGAATTGCCTCCATCAAGAACAATTGTTTTCATGCCGCAGCGCTGGATTATTTTTGCAGCCAACGGGTCGACCGGAGATTTGGATCCTGCTTTCATTTCCGTGCTCATAACGACACTTATGAGTTCTTCAGGGGTCATTGTGTCGAATTTGGTTGCTGCGGGGTTCTTGTTTGGATCTTCTGAATATACACCATCAACAGCTGTTGCAATCACCAGCAGGTTTGCATTAAGGTATTCTGCAAGAATTGCTGAAACTGCATCTGTTGTCTGGCCGGGAATTACCCCTCCCATAACAACGATCTTCCCGGACGCAAGAGCCAATTCCGCTTCCCTGTACGTACCGGGTGGTTCAGGGTATGCTGAATTTCCAAGAGCAGCAATAAGCAGTTGCGCATTGAGACGGGTAACGTCAATTCCTACAAAATCACATACTGATTCATTTGCACCAAGTTGCCTGGCAGCGTCAATATAGCGGCGAGCTGCGACGCCTCCACCTGTCACGATGACTACTTTGTGTTCCTGTGACAGTTTCTTGAGTACTTCTGCATATTCCCTGAATCTTTCAGGGTCCAGATCCTTTGCAAGTATTGATCCACCTATAGATAGAACTATTAACATCTTATCTCGCCTCCACGATAGTGGAATTTGAATTAATTAGCAAATAAAAAGAAAAGAAAACAGTGGCAGCCGTTTTTCCTGAAAAATTCTGGTATTTTGACGGCTGCATCAAACTCACCTTATAATCGATTCGTCTTGTGTAGCAGTTCGGCATTGAGAACGCTTGCGCCGGCTGCTCCACGAATAGTGTTGTGTCCCATGGCAACGTATCGGATTCCTTCCCTGATCCTGCCTACGGAAACACTCATTCCATTACCTGCATTCCTGTCAAGCCTGGGTTGTGGCCTATCCTCTTCATCCCTTACAATGAGAGGCTTCTCAGGTTCTGTTGGGAGGTCACCAAGTTTTGGATCAAAGTCAAGGAAAGCTTGCCTGACTTCTTCGGGTGTAGGATTATCATCCATGGTTGCCCATATGGCTTCAGTGTGGCCATCCAATACAGGGACACGGTGGCATGAAGCACTTACATCGAAGTCAGCCTTCACAATCTGGCTTCCGTCAAATTCCCCAAGCAATTTCTGGGGTTCAGTTTCCAGTTTGTCTTCTTCGTTTCCGATGTATGGAACGATGTTATCAATAATTCCCATTGAAGAGACGCCATTGTATCCGGCACCTGAAACCGCCTGCATGGTTGCAACTGTCACATTGCTCAAGTCAAATTGCATGAGTGGTTTGAACGTGACTGTCATCATAATGGTAGAGCAGTTGGGGTTTGTAATAATGTATCCATCCCATCCACGATTATCCTGCTGGACTTCAATGAGATCAAGGTGATCTGCGTTTACTTCCGGAATCACGAGCGGTACATCTTCCACCATCCGGTATGCGGATGCGTTACTTGCCACAGCAAAACCGTTTTTGGCAAATGCTTCTTCCACTATCAGTGCAGATGATGCCGGCAAAGCTGAGAATACCACATCAGCATCAACTCTGGAAGGTTCTACAGGAACCACTTCCATGTCTGCAACTTCCTCTGGAAGGGGTACATCGAGTCTCCAGTTTGCAGCATCTTTGTATTGTTTTCCCGCACTTTTTTCGGAAGCTGCAAGGGATGTGATTTCAAACCACGGGTGATCTGCCAAAGCCTGTACAAATCGCTGTCCTACAGCACCAGTGGCACCAAGGATTCCGGCCCTTATGGTCTTGGCCATATAGTTGCCTCAATAAAAAATGAAAGTAAAATAAAAAAGACAGGAATAAATTATTCCTGGGTAATTGCATCTGTTGGGCAAACGTCAACACATGCGCCGCAGTCTGTGCATTCGTTTTCATCAACGACTGCGATGTTGTCATCGTTCATTGAAATTGCTTCGGTGGGACATTCGTCTACACATGTTCCACAGCCAACACATTCATCGTTGTTAATTACAGCTACCATTTGTCTAACACTCCTAATTTTTTGAGATTTAGTAATAATCTGCACTATACCATTAAACAAATGGGATAAAAATCTATCGATTAGCTGGCACAAGGCATTACAAACCATTCAGTACAAATAAATAATTAAAAGCAGAAAAATTTAATACAAAATAGCAAATCATTGTTAGATGATGCGAGCAAAGACCTTGTACGATTCGGATGCTATCTCCCCTGCAATGGGTACTATACTAATGCTTATGCTATCGCTTTTACTCTCTGCCATTGTCCTTGCAGGTGTCTATGGTGAAGGGGCAGGAAGCAAAATTGAAATGGCCTTTACACCAACACCTTTTGCAGTAGTTGAAATTGTGGATGTTGAGGGGGGAATTCCAAATGGTATCAGGTATGATGAGAATTATATTCGATTGACTCATGTGAATGGGGATTCTTTGTCTCTTGATTCTACTTTTATTGTGCTTGAAGGCAAAGGTAGCAGCTATGTGGGGAAAGTTGGAGCAGGAGGAAAGATAGTGATCGGGGATTTAGTGATCAGGTATCATGATCTGACTCCTGAAGGTTCGATCTCAGAATACAAAAATCGTAATCCTGTCATCGGGGATCACCGCTGGTCAACAGGAGAGACTATTATACTGAATGGGGATGACAGTGTAAACGGGACAGATGCCTCTTCAGTGAGTGTGACAATAAACGGTCTGGAAAACACATCCAACAACTATGGCTTCAGGGAAGGTACAACTGTTGTGATGAAGATTTTTGACTCACGTACCCAAAGACTAATTGCCGAGGATTCGGCTGTTGTCAAGCCTGCGGACTAAGTTGTCACAATCATTATGTAGGGTTACCATAGTAGGTAGTGCCATGAGAGGGTCGGACTATCTCAAGTATTTTCCAAAAAGCTCCTGCTATCCCAATCAGGAAGATGCGATGAAGCGCATCCACTCTGCTATTTTCAATCAGGAAGTTATACTTTTTGAGGGTGCCTGTGGTACGGGCAAGACTTTGAGCGCTCTTGCTCCGGCTTTGCAGGCGGGGGAAGTCCTCGATAAAACAGTTTTCATCGCAACTAATGTCCACCAGCAGATGGTGCAGTTCATAGATGAAGCACGGCAGATCAAGCAAATTCACGATATCAAGGTCGTGGTTTTCAAAGGCAAGAAATCAATGTGTCCCCTGCAACTGGGTTATGATGAGTGCGAGGCGAAAAGGGAAAACACATTTGAGCTTATCGATATTGAAAATGATACAAAGCTGAAGAGAGCTGAAATGAAAGCGGCCATGGATAATTACAAAAAATCCAGTGATGCCGTGTATGTGGAATTGCGGGATCAGCTTGACGTCGAATTGAAAAAACTACAGGATCGGGCGCATGCACTCAGGGACAGGTGCTGCAATGAATTATACGAGGTATTGCGTCTGGACAATGAAAAGTTCAATGAATGGCTTTTCGAAACTGTCCGGGACCCGGATGAAGTTAACCAATATGCCTATGAAAATGGGATGTGTGGATATGAGCTACTCAAAAAGGAACTCAAATCTGCAGATCTGGTGATAGGCAATTTCCATCACCTTCTCGACGGGGATATTTTTGCCACAATGCTCAGGTGGCTGGAGAAAGAAGCAGATGACATTATTATAATACTGGACGAGGCACATAATATAGAGAGTGCTGCGAGATCCCATTCTTCCATAACCCTTACAGAACATACTATTGAACGTGCCCTTTCTGAACTGGAAGCAAATTCCATGGATGAGGCTTTCCAGGGACTTGATATTGAAGATATCGATGGGGTTATTTCTATTCTTCTGGATGTACTGAAGGAGACTTACAACTCAAGGTTTCGGTTTGGAGAAAAAGAGCGGGTAGGGGAAAACTGGTATGACATCAGGATCAGCGATCCTTTTGACAGGGGCGACATCGTAAAAGCCCGGTTCCTTAGAAATGCAAAGGAAGCAGGTTACGGGGAAAAAAAAGATATTCAGCGACTTTTGGGAATGGCTTCTGATATCGGGGCTGCTCTTGATGAGAAATATCGTGAACAGTATAAGGAAGGCAAATCAGGAATCCTGAAACGTTCCCACATCTGGCACGTGGCTGAGTTTTTGTCATTTTATATTGAGCATTCCGATGGGCAGGAGCATTATCCGATTCTTAATGTGAGGAGGGACAATCGGAATGAGGTATACGGGCGACTGGAGCTCTTTACATGCATTCCACAAAATGTAACTGCTCCATTATTCAGATCAGTTCATTCGGCTATCCTGATGTCTGCAACCCTGAAACCCTTTGATATGATTAAAACAACCCTTGGCATTGAAAGGGATACATGTGAGCTGTCTTATGGTCTCACTTTCCCGCCGGAGCGTCGCCTTACAATTGCTGCAGCGGTTCAGCCTCAGTTTGCCAGAAGTCGGGACGAACCCGGAAATCTTGAAGATGTTTTTGGAGTAATGAAGGATTCAATTGAGAATTCTCCGGGAAATGTGGTGGTTTTCTTCCAGAGCTCTTTTGAAGCTCGCAGGTATTGCAAACTGCTTGAGGAAGCGCTTGATATTCCCATATTCCTCGATGAAGTAGGGGTTTCCGCACAGGAAGTACGTCAGGAGTTTTTCAGGGTCGGGGAACAGGGAGGAAAAGCTGTCCTTCTCACATATCTCTGGGGTACACTCAGCGAAGGGGTGGATTTCAGGGATAGCAGATGCAGAGTTGCAATTATCCTGGGTGTGGGATATCCTGCACTAACTGACAGGATGCATGCCGTGGAATCAGCTTACGATCATGAATTTGGTTTTGGAATGGGTTGGGAGTATGCAGTTCAGATCCCGACAATCCGGAAAATCCGGCAGGCTATGGGGAGAGTTGTAAGGTCTCCTACGGATTATGGTGTAAGGGTTCTGCTTGACGGCAGGTTCCTCACAGATTCGCAACGTCGCTGGCCCAAATATTCTGTTTTTGGTTTTTTCCCGGAAGAAGAAAAACCGGAATTTGTAGACGTTGAACCTGCAAAGGTGAAATACTCATTACTCAACTTTTTCCAGGATATTGAGGATTTGCAATAACAACTCTTTTTAGGTTGTAAGACAGATATCTTCTATCCCAAAAAGGGGAGGTATTCGAAAATGGGGCTCGAAAATTTAATGAAGGAAGTCTCTACTGAGCTTGAGAAACTGGTGAGTACGAAAACCGTTGTTGGAGATCCGATTGAGGCGGCAGGAGCAACTATCATCCCTGTGAGCCGTGTTAGTTTCGGTTTCGGAAGTGGCGGTGGAGAAGGTAAAAAAGGCGCAACCGAGGAAGGATTTGGCGGGGGTGGCGGTGCAGGTGCAAGGATTGAGCCTGTAGCGTTTATCGTGATTTCCGAAGGAGATGTTAAGCTTCTTACGATGTCCGGTGGAAGCAATGTAGATAAATTCCTCGAAGCTATGCCAGATGTACTCTCAAAGATGAAATCCCTCAAGAAAACTCTCAAGAAGGAAGGGGACGAAGAATCCCCGGAGACTGAAGAAAGCAAAGAGTGAGCATCCTTTATGGATTGGATTCTTTACCTGCTACTTGCTCTGATAGTCTTACCTCTATTGCTTCTTTTCTTTCCGGTCAAGATCCACCTGAAAGCGAGGGTTGGCACAGAGGCACTTGAGCATAGCATCAGAATCAACTGGCTCGGCATAACGGTAAATCCGGAGAGATTCAGCCGTTCGGATAAGGGTAAGAAAAAGGAAAAGAAAGAATCTGAACCAAAGAAGGCTGAATCAAAAAAGAATAAGAAGAAAGAAGAAACCACGAAAAAGAAGGGAAAGGGCAAATCCTCTTTTTCGATAAAACAGATTCCTATTTTCCTAAATCCTGTCAGGCAGCTGCTTTTCGATCTCTGGAAAGCAGTTGATTTCCCTTTAATGAAAATTAATGCAGCTTTTGGATTTGATGACCCTGCGAACACAGGGATGGCCTGCGGTTTCATGTACGGAGCTGCCGGGGTTGTCAATCATCACATTCCCTCATTTAAGTATAATGTGTCACCGGTATTCGACGATAGAAAGCTTGATTTTTCAGTATCTTCCACAATCAGGATAAAACTTTACAGGATTGTTTTCGCGGCTCTTCACGTATTATATAGTAAAGATGGTCGTCGTGCTATCTGGGCGGCATGGAAGATGCGCAGTAATTGAAAGTTTTTACCG
This genomic stretch from Methanohalophilus levihalophilus harbors:
- a CDS encoding GerW family sporulation protein, encoding MGLENLMKEVSTELEKLVSTKTVVGDPIEAAGATIIPVSRVSFGFGSGGGEGKKGATEEGFGGGGGAGARIEPVAFIVISEGDVKLLTMSGGSNVDKFLEAMPDVLSKMKSLKKTLKKEGDEESPETEESKE
- a CDS encoding DUF2953 domain-containing protein, with the protein product MDWILYLLLALIVLPLLLLFFPVKIHLKARVGTEALEHSIRINWLGITVNPERFSRSDKGKKKEKKESEPKKAESKKNKKKEETTKKKGKGKSSFSIKQIPIFLNPVRQLLFDLWKAVDFPLMKINAAFGFDDPANTGMACGFMYGAAGVVNHHIPSFKYNVSPVFDDRKLDFSVSSTIRIKLYRIVFAALHVLYSKDGRRAIWAAWKMRSN
- the pyrH gene encoding UMP kinase, translating into MLIVLSIGGSILAKDLDPERFREYAEVLKKLSQEHKVVIVTGGGVAARRYIDAARQLGANESVCDFVGIDVTRLNAQLLIAALGNSAYPEPPGTYREAELALASGKIVVMGGVIPGQTTDAVSAILAEYLNANLLVIATAVDGVYSEDPNKNPAATKFDTMTPEELISVVMSTEMKAGSKSPVDPLAAKIIQRCGMKTIVLDGGNSENIANVVLQENVKSGPVDGVPIGTHILR
- a CDS encoding type IV pilin; the protein is MMRAKTLYDSDAISPAMGTILMLMLSLLLSAIVLAGVYGEGAGSKIEMAFTPTPFAVVEIVDVEGGIPNGIRYDENYIRLTHVNGDSLSLDSTFIVLEGKGSSYVGKVGAGGKIVIGDLVIRYHDLTPEGSISEYKNRNPVIGDHRWSTGETIILNGDDSVNGTDASSVSVTINGLENTSNNYGFREGTTVVMKIFDSRTQRLIAEDSAVVKPAD
- a CDS encoding ATP-dependent DNA helicase — its product is MRGSDYLKYFPKSSCYPNQEDAMKRIHSAIFNQEVILFEGACGTGKTLSALAPALQAGEVLDKTVFIATNVHQQMVQFIDEARQIKQIHDIKVVVFKGKKSMCPLQLGYDECEAKRENTFELIDIENDTKLKRAEMKAAMDNYKKSSDAVYVELRDQLDVELKKLQDRAHALRDRCCNELYEVLRLDNEKFNEWLFETVRDPDEVNQYAYENGMCGYELLKKELKSADLVIGNFHHLLDGDIFATMLRWLEKEADDIIIILDEAHNIESAARSHSSITLTEHTIERALSELEANSMDEAFQGLDIEDIDGVISILLDVLKETYNSRFRFGEKERVGENWYDIRISDPFDRGDIVKARFLRNAKEAGYGEKKDIQRLLGMASDIGAALDEKYREQYKEGKSGILKRSHIWHVAEFLSFYIEHSDGQEHYPILNVRRDNRNEVYGRLELFTCIPQNVTAPLFRSVHSAILMSATLKPFDMIKTTLGIERDTCELSYGLTFPPERRLTIAAAVQPQFARSRDEPGNLEDVFGVMKDSIENSPGNVVVFFQSSFEARRYCKLLEEALDIPIFLDEVGVSAQEVRQEFFRVGEQGGKAVLLTYLWGTLSEGVDFRDSRCRVAIILGVGYPALTDRMHAVESAYDHEFGFGMGWEYAVQIPTIRKIRQAMGRVVRSPTDYGVRVLLDGRFLTDSQRRWPKYSVFGFFPEEEKPEFVDVEPAKVKYSLLNFFQDIEDLQ
- a CDS encoding 4Fe-4S binding protein, translated to MVAVINNDECVGCGTCVDECPTEAISMNDDNIAVVDENECTDCGACVDVCPTDAITQE
- the asd gene encoding aspartate-semialdehyde dehydrogenase; translation: MAKTIRAGILGATGAVGQRFVQALADHPWFEITSLAASEKSAGKQYKDAANWRLDVPLPEEVADMEVVPVEPSRVDADVVFSALPASSALIVEEAFAKNGFAVASNASAYRMVEDVPLVIPEVNADHLDLIEVQQDNRGWDGYIITNPNCSTIMMTVTFKPLMQFDLSNVTVATMQAVSGAGYNGVSSMGIIDNIVPYIGNEEDKLETEPQKLLGEFDGSQIVKADFDVSASCHRVPVLDGHTEAIWATMDDNPTPEEVRQAFLDFDPKLGDLPTEPEKPLIVRDEEDRPQPRLDRNAGNGMSVSVGRIREGIRYVAMGHNTIRGAAGASVLNAELLHKTNRL